The sequence TCTGGTACACCCCTGTCAATTAATTTTTCTAGGGTTTGTTTTGTATCCACTGGGTCACTATCCCTAAGTTGATTTTCAATTGCCTGTGTGGCTACTTCTAGAATCTTTTCGCTTCTCATATTAGATCTCCTTCTTGATTATTTTTATATTGTCACATTAACATAGTGTAATGCTTAGTGCAAATTCTATGGTAATAGGTATTTTTCCCATGGCAGTGAATGAATATTTTTAGACCCTTAACGAAATATATTATTCTTATAAAAAAAATAAATCCCTGCTTGACTTTGATAGGGATCTATTTTAACACTATATCTATAAAAAGAAAACTTTGCCCAGAAACTTCTCATGGAAAAGATGTCTACCCATGCTGGTCTAGGAGCCGTTAACCTTCCATGTAATTGGGCATGGCTTCGCCCTCTTTATGACTAGCTTTAAACTTATGTAGTCCAAATCTTATCCGCATAGTAAATCCGTAGGCGATCATTAGTATGCCAAATACTAAAAACATGGACATAAAGTCTTTCAATAATATACGTATAAGTGTTAGCACGCTCATTACAATACCCATATACATAACATTTGATCCTATCCACATGGCTACACCTTCACCATCTACATCTTCATATTCTTCTCCTAAATCAAATTCGAAATATATTTTATTGTAAATAAATAGTCCTGCTCCCGCTACCAGTATACTAAAGGTTAGATAAACCAAATTCACCAAAACAAATCCCCTCCTCATAACATAACCTTCAAGTTTATTTTATTCCTCTATGGGTTATTTAAGAACAAATGTCTTAAGAATGATTATTTCCCCTTTTGGTAATTAAATACATATACATCTTCCTAATATTCAAGAAAGTGTTATAATATAGAAGATATATTAACATTGGAGGAGAACTTATGAGCAATTTTTGGGGAATAGCAGTGTCAATAGTTTTTGTTTTGGTAGTTATAGGCACTTCAGAGTTTTTAGGAAAAAAGCAAATTCTAAGTAATGAAGGTACAAGAAAATTCGTACATATCGGTGTGGCAAATTGGTGGTTTATAGCCATGTATTTTTTTGATAACAAATTTTACGCTGCAATAGTTCCAGCAATTTTTGTTATAGTTAACTATATATCTTATAAACAACAGATATTTAAGTCCATAGAGCGGAATAGTGAAGAAAATAGCCTCGGTACTGTCTATTATGCTATTTCTCTGTTGATACTAAGTCTAATTACCTTTAGCGAAGGTTACAGTCCAACCATTGGCTTAGTAGGAATAATGGTTATGGGGTACGGAGACGGATTAGCAGCAGTTATAGGGCAAGCATATGGGAAGCACAAATATACTATTTTTGGGGCAACGAAAAGTATGGAAGGTACCCTAGCAATGTTTTTGTCTTCTTTTATTGTAACACTTTTGATATTACACTTCGGGTCCTTTCCCAATGTGTTCCTTCTCCCTTTTGTCATTGCTATATTTGCCACAGTTATTGAGTCAATATCCTTTGCAGGGTTTGATAATCTGACAGTTCCTCTTCTGACTTCACTTATATATTACCTTCTAGTTTACTAAAGGAGTGACAAAATGATAGAGATTTTTTTAGGTTTATTTGTTAGCCTGGGCATAGCTATTTATGCTTACACGAAAGGGTCATTAAGTAAAAGCGGTTTAGTTTCTGCAGCCATATATGGGGCTTCTCTATATTTTTTCGGAGGTATAATATTTCTTTTAATTATGTTATGCTTTTTTTCCTCTTCAAGCCTACTATCTAAGTATAAGCATGGGGAAAAACAGCCTTTAGAAGTCATCCACGAGAAGGGTGATAGAAGGGATTACACCCAAGTTATAGCCAATGGACTTCCTTCATTTATATTTGCAGGACTTTTCTATGTTACTCAAAATCATGGATTTATCCTGGGATTTGCCACATGCTTGGCTGCAGCCAATGCTGATACATGGGCTTCTGAACTGGGTGTTCTAAGTCAAAATAAACCCGTTTCAATCCTTACAGGTAAGTCAGTGAGTAATGGCATGTCAGGTGGAGTAACCACCCTAGGCACCCTCGCATCTTTTCTAGGTGGATTGTTTATAGCCATAGTATTTATATCATTTTCGTACTTTGCTTACCCAGAGTTATCTAACGAAATATGGATTCTCCTTTTTCTGTGCACCTTTGGTGGTTTCTTAGGTTCCATTATAGATAGTGTTTTAGGTGCCAGCGCCCAAGGAATATATAAAGATATGGAAAATAGGTTCACAGAAAAAAGATATTCATCAAGTGAAGAGAATACTTTGGTACGTGGTTTCAAGGTAATAAATAATAACCTTGTGAACCTACTAAGCGGTACAATTTCTGCAACTCTAGTTGTACTTATTTATTTTCTTGTTATTTAACTTATAGTCACATGCTTACTTCAAGAAAAAAACAGGCTGAGCTTAGCTCAGCCTGTTTTAGTTTATATATGATTTTACTGCTGGAACAACTAAGTCTAATCTCTTAAGTCCGTAATGTTCTGGATGAACTATAAAGAAATCCTTATTTCTTCTTTTCAAATCTTCCTTTACTTGCTTCTCGAAAAGTAAAATTTCTGGAGAAAGTAATACCAAGTCAAAATCTTGAGACTCTATTATTTTTCGATATTCATATATATTGCCAAATGTCCATTCAACTGGTAAGTCAAACTGTTTAGTGTACCTTAATGCCTGTCTTTCAAAAGCTCTACTTTGACCAGTTTTTTTACAAACTACCAAAAATTTCTTCACTTACTTCAGTCCTTTCCCTGTACAGTAAACTATTGCTTTGAGTCAAGTTGCTGCTCTAGACCTAAAATAAGATTCTCGAACCTAGCTTTGATTTTCTTTCTATAAAATATGTTTGCAAGTATTTTATTGATGGCAGTAAAGCCCGTAGGATTATATTGATCTTCAGTGAGTAGCAGTTTAGTTTTATTTTTTTCTATGGGGATAAGCTCATACTTAGAAGTATATACAGTCTTGCCATAAAAAGTTTTAATCTCATACATCATATTTTCCTTGTACCCTGTTATTTCTACCTTAACATCTACCATTTTACCATTGCCTGAGGCTATTTTCTTTTTTGCTGAAGTACCCACTGGTTTTTTCTCGTTGAAACTTTTAAAGTCACTTTTAATACTATCCTTAAAAACTTTAAAAATTTCTTTAGCTGAATAGTCCAAAACCTTCTGATTCTTGTAAACTGACATAAGTAATCAACTCCAACATTCTTTTCTTTATATTATACCGTATTAAATAATTTTTAGGTAGATGTTTCTGAATATTTTATGAAGATAAAGTTCATTTTTTGAACTTTATGCACAAATAAGCACCCCTGGGTGCTTATTTGTGCATGGCTCCATATACTGCTCCAATTATATTTGCATCATTGGAGAACTGGCATTTTTCAACTCTTGGAAATATTTTAGCATATCCAAAATCCTCTACCAACCGATTGAGCCTTTGATTTATCTCATCCACGATATTTTCCCTTGCACTTACTGCTCCACCCATTACAATCATCTCAGGATCATAAATACATTGTAAGTTAAAAATACCCATAGCTAAGTACATATACCATTCATCTATAGCGCTAATACAATCATCATCTTTTTCTTCCGCAAGTTTGAAAACCAACTCCCCATCTAATTCTTTAGAAGGTATTCCTTTCCTCTTTGCAGCACTTCTAACTAAGGCAGCTGTGGACCCCGTATCACTCCAGCTCCTATATTTACCACTTTCAAAATCCTTATCCATAATCATAAAACCAAATTCCCCCCCGTGTAAGTTTTTACCCACATGGAGTTTTCTATCCTTTATCACAGCACCGCCAATGCCTGTTCCGCATACAACAAACAGAACATCCTTACACTCCTTTGCCACACCTCGCCAAACCTCTGCCAATGCAGCACAGTTTGCATCGTTTTCCATAAATACTGGTAGCCCAGTCTTGCCTGTAATAAGTTCCCGTATATTTGGTCCGTGAATGTACGGAACTGCTGATATGCCGCCCACAAATCCAGTTGTATTATTAACTGCCCCAGGCAGACTCATTGCTATACCATCAAACACATATTCATGGCTATATTTGTTTTTAAGTTCACTTACTATATTTACGAAATCTTCGATTTTTGTTCTAGGTGTAGGCATCTTACCTTTTTGTACAATATTCCCACTACCATTAACTATAGCATACTTTAAATTCGTTCCACCTAGGTCAAAAGATAAGTAAAAACTCACTTTAATTTCCCCTTTCTAGAAACCGTTTTTTTCAACCACTTCCTTAATCCAGTACCCAGATTTCTTCACTGTTTTCTTCTGAGTTTGTAAATCTAAAGAGATATACCCATATCTATTTTTATAAGCGTTCATCCATGACCAACAATCAATGGGTGTCCAAAGATGGTATCCAAAACAATTAGACCCTTCAGATATCCCCTTATGTAGCCACTCTAAGTGCTCTTGAATGAATTCAATTCTATAATCGTCTTCGATATAACCCTCTGAGTTAATGAACTTTTCTTCACCTTCTACCCCCATTCCATTTTCGGAAACATACCAAGGTATATTATTATAGTTTTCTTTTAAATTGATTGAAATATCGTATAAAGCTTTAGGATAAATCTCCCAGCCCCTATGGACATTCATTCTTCTGCCGGGCATTTCATAGTTATCAAAATATTTATGGGGCATCCACTCAGTACCATTAAAACCTTCTTCCCTTGCCATAACCCTGCGAGGCTGATAATAATTCACCCCTAAAAAGTCTACTGTGTTTTTCTCAATAATTAACAATTCTTCTTGGGTACAACTCCATAATACATCATCTTTTAGTAGTAAATCTACTATCTCAGCAGGAAATTTCCCCTTTACTGCTGGGTCTAAGAATAATCTATTAAAAAACAAATCAGCTATATCCCCAGCCTTTTTATCTTCATTACTATCTGACCTAGGATAAGAAGGTGTAAGGTTAACAACTATTCCTATTTTGCCATCTTCACTGTATCCACCATCTTTAAAAACTTGCACTGCTTTTGCAGAAGCAAGGTTGATATTAAAGGCAACTTGAACGGCCTTTCTACCATCCACTATTTTAGGATAATGAAATTGGTATAGGTACTGGCCTTCCACCACAACTATAGGTTCATTGAATGTCACCCAGTGTTTTACTCTATCTGCAAATAGCTCAAATGCCTTACTGGCGAATATGGCAAATAAATCAACAACATGTTTAGATTCCCAACCTCCATATTTATCATAAAGCTCAACTGGTAAATCAAAGTGGTGTAGTGCCATGACAGGTGTTATATTATTTTTTATGCATTGATCAATAACCCCATTATAAAATCTAACAGCATCTTCATCAACTTCTCCTGTTTCAAAATCTTTTATCAGTCTGCTCCACTGAATGGATGTTCTAAAAGAGTTTAAGCCAATACTTTTTATCATCTCAATATCTTCTCTGTATGAGTGGTAAAAACTCGACGTAATATCTGGCCCTACTTTATTATGAAAAACCTCTGGTTCTATTTCATACCAGTAGTCGAAAACATTCTTATGGGGTTTATTAAAAGTACCCTCTGCCTGTGGACCGGATGTGGCAGCCCCCCACCAAAATCCCTGTGGAAACTTCAACATATAAACTCCTCCTGTTCTGAATTCACAAATTAAAAATTCATCATAGTTAAAGGATGGTGTTTCCACCATCCTTATATATCTCTGAAATTTATTAACTCAACCCCATTACCCCTTAGAAATTCCTTAACGGTTTCAGATGTAAGGATATTAAATTCTTCTTTCCTCCATGTGTTGTATGAACTAATACTCATTAGTTCTTCATCTACATATGCAGGATGGCACATTAACTCTACAGTCTTTATATCTCTTTTATTTAAAACTAGGGACTTAAAAATATCTTCCTGAACATTGTCTTGATAGAAATCCAGTATGATACCTTCTGTTGTTCTAACCCCTTTCCTTTCATAGATATGATTTAGCTTAGGGTCTAAACACCTCACAGGCAGGTTATATTCGGCTGCTAAATCAAGTATTGCATCTAAAAAAACTTGATGAAATGAAAAGAAATGATGATGACCATCTAAATGAGTGGGCTTAGGGTTAAACTCTAAAAATTTCTCTATCTGGGCCTTTAACTCTTTTCTTACTTCATCATAGTCAAGCTCTTTAAGATTAGCTACACTCTTATGAAAAAAACCTTTGTCATTAACTAAATTAGGAATTTCTTGGGGTGGCAGCACAGGTTTACCTATGGTCATTGCTAAGTGTATGCCTATTGAATCAAGTCCCCTCTTTTTAGCCTCACTCATACCCTCCTCAAAAAAACTACTATTTACTAGGGCAGTGGTACTTGTGACAATTCCCTTTTCCATGGAATCTAATATCCCGAGGGAAACACCTCGTGTTAAGCCGAAATCATCAGCGTTAATTATAATCTTCATATGCTCAGCTCCTTTAGAATGTTTTAGCAAGTGCATCTTCATACTTACTCATTCTTACGTACATTTCTATAAACTCTTTAGCCAAATCCTTCATCAACGATGCATCCATAAAGTGATCTTGAGCATGAATCAATAAAACAGATATACTGTTTTCTCCACCATTTGCTTCCCTTTGAATTAATTGAAATTGAGATCCATGGGCAGCTGTTAATTCTTCTTCTGCGTTTTCCACGCTTATACTGGCCTCATCAAACTTACCCATTTTTGCCTCCTGAATTGCTTTGAATGATAGGGATTTGGCATTGCCTGCAGCTAATATTAGTTGAAAAGCTATTTGTTGATAATCTATTGCTTCCATTTTGTATTCCTCCTATTTGCTCCTTATTAACTCTTTTGTTTTAGTGAAAAAATTAGGTAAATACTGGGCGTTTGCAAGGAGCATCTCTTCTAGCATTTCCACCCCTTTTATATCGTTTGATACCAGAGGATTTGTAACCATTGCAAGTAAAGCTTTTTGATAACTTCCAGTAACTGCAGCTTCAGCTCCCAAGATTTCAAATTGTTTTATTTGGTGAATTATTCCCCTAATCTTTAAAGGTAGTTCATCTACAAATTTATGTGGTATAGGACCATTCTTTGTGATTTTACATGTTGTTTCTATTACGTACTCATAAGGGAAATCTTTAATTGTGCCTTGATTAATGGTATTTACAACTTGAAGGTCACCTTTATCATTATAAATGGAGGAAATTAAATTACAAGCTGCGTCTGAGTAGTATGCTCCCCCTCGTTTTTCTAGTTGTTTCGGCTTATCCTTTAAGCTAGGATCTTTATACAATTCAAATAACTCTTTCTCTGTTTCAATTACCTCTTCTGCCCTTGTTTTTCCCTTTTCATATTTTACAAGCTCATCTTCTAACATATTCCGTGTTTTGTAATAGTATTTATGATATGGGCATGGTATCAATCCTAGGGCTTTAATAAAGTTTACTTCCCACTCCATGGGAGTTATATTTTGCATGTTAATGCTTTCCGATTTTTCTATATATCTATTCATAACTTCATCAGTTTTATTTTCATCGTCAATCCAAACATTAAATCCATAAACCATATGGTTTAAACCCAAAAAATCTATTCTTAATCTTTCTGGGTCAATTTCCAATATATTTGCTAACCCTTTTTCCATTCCTATGGGTACATTACATAAACCAATTATTCTTTTATGTTTTGAGTATCTCACCAATGCTTCAGTTAACATACCCGTTGGATTAGTGAAGTTAACAAGCCAGGCATCTGGACATATTTCATGCATTTCTTCTGCAATCTCTAAAATTACTGGAACAGTTCGCAAACCTTTCAATAGACCTCCTGCTCCATTTGTTTCTTGCCCCATGAATCCATGGGATAATGGTATCCTTTCGTCTTTTGCCCTCGCTTCTAAAAGGCCTACCCTTATTTGCGTGGCAACAAAGTCTGCACCTTTTAATGCTTCACGTCTATTAAAAGTAGTATAAATTTTTATTGATACACCTGCCTGCTCTACCATCCTTTTGGCAAGTTCTCCTACAATACTAAGCTTTTCTCTTCCTTTTTCTATGTCTACTAGCCAAAGCTCTCTAACAGGTAGTTCACTTTTTCTTTTTATGAGTCCCTCAACAAATTCAGGGGTGTAAGATGAACCACCGCCTATAATGACAATCTTTAATCCTTGGGTTTCTTGCATAGTTTCTCCACCCCTCTCATTATGTGCTGCAATTTGAATTTTTCTCTATCTGATCTTGTAAACCCTTTATTAAAAACTTAAATCTTTTTTTCACTCTGCCTTTAAAGAATATTGCACCGATCATTGTGTTTAAGAAATTAACTGCTCCTTCATTATACTGATTTTCTTCCAAAATAAGTTTGCTTGAATTTTCTCCAGTGGAAAT comes from Alkalicella caledoniensis and encodes:
- a CDS encoding DUF92 domain-containing protein, with amino-acid sequence MIEIFLGLFVSLGIAIYAYTKGSLSKSGLVSAAIYGASLYFFGGIIFLLIMLCFFSSSSLLSKYKHGEKQPLEVIHEKGDRRDYTQVIANGLPSFIFAGLFYVTQNHGFILGFATCLAAANADTWASELGVLSQNKPVSILTGKSVSNGMSGGVTTLGTLASFLGGLFIAIVFISFSYFAYPELSNEIWILLFLCTFGGFLGSIIDSVLGASAQGIYKDMENRFTEKRYSSSEENTLVRGFKVINNNLVNLLSGTISATLVVLIYFLVI
- a CDS encoding diacylglycerol/polyprenol kinase family protein, translated to MSNFWGIAVSIVFVLVVIGTSEFLGKKQILSNEGTRKFVHIGVANWWFIAMYFFDNKFYAAIVPAIFVIVNYISYKQQIFKSIERNSEENSLGTVYYAISLLILSLITFSEGYSPTIGLVGIMVMGYGDGLAAVIGQAYGKHKYTIFGATKSMEGTLAMFLSSFIVTLLILHFGSFPNVFLLPFVIAIFATVIESISFAGFDNLTVPLLTSLIYYLLVY
- a CDS encoding PTS lactose/cellobiose transporter subunit IIA, whose amino-acid sequence is MEAIDYQQIAFQLILAAGNAKSLSFKAIQEAKMGKFDEASISVENAEEELTAAHGSQFQLIQREANGGENSISVLLIHAQDHFMDASLMKDLAKEFIEMYVRMSKYEDALAKTF
- a CDS encoding 6-phospho-beta-glucosidase produces the protein MQETQGLKIVIIGGGSSYTPEFVEGLIKRKSELPVRELWLVDIEKGREKLSIVGELAKRMVEQAGVSIKIYTTFNRREALKGADFVATQIRVGLLEARAKDERIPLSHGFMGQETNGAGGLLKGLRTVPVILEIAEEMHEICPDAWLVNFTNPTGMLTEALVRYSKHKRIIGLCNVPIGMEKGLANILEIDPERLRIDFLGLNHMVYGFNVWIDDENKTDEVMNRYIEKSESINMQNITPMEWEVNFIKALGLIPCPYHKYYYKTRNMLEDELVKYEKGKTRAEEVIETEKELFELYKDPSLKDKPKQLEKRGGAYYSDAACNLISSIYNDKGDLQVVNTINQGTIKDFPYEYVIETTCKITKNGPIPHKFVDELPLKIRGIIHQIKQFEILGAEAAVTGSYQKALLAMVTNPLVSNDIKGVEMLEEMLLANAQYLPNFFTKTKELIRSK
- a CDS encoding glycoside hydrolase family 1 protein codes for the protein MLKFPQGFWWGAATSGPQAEGTFNKPHKNVFDYWYEIEPEVFHNKVGPDITSSFYHSYREDIEMIKSIGLNSFRTSIQWSRLIKDFETGEVDEDAVRFYNGVIDQCIKNNITPVMALHHFDLPVELYDKYGGWESKHVVDLFAIFASKAFELFADRVKHWVTFNEPIVVVEGQYLYQFHYPKIVDGRKAVQVAFNINLASAKAVQVFKDGGYSEDGKIGIVVNLTPSYPRSDSNEDKKAGDIADLFFNRLFLDPAVKGKFPAEIVDLLLKDDVLWSCTQEELLIIEKNTVDFLGVNYYQPRRVMAREEGFNGTEWMPHKYFDNYEMPGRRMNVHRGWEIYPKALYDISINLKENYNNIPWYVSENGMGVEGEEKFINSEGYIEDDYRIEFIQEHLEWLHKGISEGSNCFGYHLWTPIDCWSWMNAYKNRYGYISLDLQTQKKTVKKSGYWIKEVVEKNGF
- a CDS encoding DUF3284 domain-containing protein, which encodes MSVYKNQKVLDYSAKEIFKVFKDSIKSDFKSFNEKKPVGTSAKKKIASGNGKMVDVKVEITGYKENMMYEIKTFYGKTVYTSKYELIPIEKNKTKLLLTEDQYNPTGFTAINKILANIFYRKKIKARFENLILGLEQQLDSKQ
- a CDS encoding carbohydrate deacetylase, with amino-acid sequence MKIIINADDFGLTRGVSLGILDSMEKGIVTSTTALVNSSFFEEGMSEAKKRGLDSIGIHLAMTIGKPVLPPQEIPNLVNDKGFFHKSVANLKELDYDEVRKELKAQIEKFLEFNPKPTHLDGHHHFFSFHQVFLDAILDLAAEYNLPVRCLDPKLNHIYERKGVRTTEGIILDFYQDNVQEDIFKSLVLNKRDIKTVELMCHPAYVDEELMSISSYNTWRKEEFNILTSETVKEFLRGNGVELINFRDI
- a CDS encoding ROK family protein, with product MSFYLSFDLGGTNLKYAIVNGSGNIVQKGKMPTPRTKIEDFVNIVSELKNKYSHEYVFDGIAMSLPGAVNNTTGFVGGISAVPYIHGPNIRELITGKTGLPVFMENDANCAALAEVWRGVAKECKDVLFVVCGTGIGGAVIKDRKLHVGKNLHGGEFGFMIMDKDFESGKYRSWSDTGSTAALVRSAAKRKGIPSKELDGELVFKLAEEKDDDCISAIDEWYMYLAMGIFNLQCIYDPEMIVMGGAVSARENIVDEINQRLNRLVEDFGYAKIFPRVEKCQFSNDANIIGAVYGAMHK